The Streptomyces sp. NBC_00569 genomic sequence GCCAGGGCGCGGCATCCGGGGAGCGAGACAGGTCTGGACCGGGGCGAGCAACCGGCGCCGGGCATGGCAGTCTTGGGTCATGGCCGTGCAGATCAACCCCAGCATCCTGTCCGCGGACTTCGCCCGCCTTGCCGAGGAGGCAAAGGCCGTCGAGGGCGCCGACTGGCTCCATGTCGACGTCATGGACAACCACTTCGTCCCGAACCTGACCCTCGGGGTGCCGGTCGTGGAGTCCTTGGCGCGGGCCACGGACATCCCGCTGGACTGCCATCTGATGATCGAGGACGCCGATCGCTGGGCGCCGCAGTACGTCGAGGCGGGCGCCGGGTCCGTCACGTTCCACGCGGAGGCCGCGGCCGCCCCCATCCGGCTCGCCCGCGAGATCCGCGCCAAGGGCGCCCGCGCCTCCATGGCGCTCAAGCCGGCGACCCCCATCGAGCCGTACGAGGACCTGCTCCCCGAGCTCGACATGCTGCTGATCATGACGGTTGA encodes the following:
- the rpe gene encoding ribulose-phosphate 3-epimerase, which codes for MAVQINPSILSADFARLAEEAKAVEGADWLHVDVMDNHFVPNLTLGVPVVESLARATDIPLDCHLMIEDADRWAPQYVEAGAGSVTFHAEAAAAPIRLAREIRAKGARASMALKPATPIEPYEDLLPELDMLLIMTVEPGFGGQAFLDLMLPKIRRTRELISKHGLELWLQVDGGVSASTIERCAEAGADVFVAGSAVYGAADPAQAVRALRTQAETVSAAAAWACGH